Proteins encoded by one window of Leptospira neocaledonica:
- the speD gene encoding adenosylmethionine decarboxylase: MNALGKHVIAEFYECDYETINNHELVEDIMLKAVDLSGATTVKSVFHRFSPFGVSGVVVVSESHFAIHTWPEYGYCAIDVFTCGDLIDNQAALEYLKERFGSKSISVVEMKRGLLKLGVDLPHKPVGK, from the coding sequence ATGAACGCATTGGGAAAGCACGTAATTGCAGAATTTTATGAGTGTGATTACGAGACCATCAACAATCACGAATTGGTAGAAGATATCATGTTGAAGGCAGTCGACCTCTCCGGTGCCACCACAGTTAAATCTGTTTTTCATAGATTTAGCCCGTTTGGTGTGAGCGGTGTGGTTGTCGTGAGCGAATCCCATTTCGCTATACATACCTGGCCAGAATACGGTTATTGCGCTATCGACGTCTTCACTTGCGGAGACTTAATCGATAATCAGGCAGCTCTGGAATATCTCAAGGAACGCTTCGGCTCGAAGAGCATCTCCGTAGTGGAAATGAAGCGCGGTTTGTTGAAACTTGGCGTAGACCTACCTCACAAACCAGTTGGGAAATAA
- a CDS encoding S-adenosylmethionine decarboxylase, translating into MSLKIQDQLKIVNRFSYLRNSIEIATTDKGEAFLYTKETISAGEVVAVWGGKAVHKNELAGLSGLSSPHRVHKDFYLVSPLHDDGIDSVHYIRQSADANCGFQGDITLVALRDIEAGQEITYHPAMKNPELAWARNEESEIVRKRFNGSFPTYIQSKIESDPELKVYEPFKDGAWGLLTSIDLESCDAALIRDADAIKQYVIELCDLIEMKRFGETQVVYFGEDDRVAGYSMVQLIETSCISAHFANDTNTSYIDIFSCKGYDPKVAAEFTRKFFKGAAMRLTVTNRF; encoded by the coding sequence ATGAGCCTAAAGATCCAAGACCAACTTAAAATTGTTAATCGTTTTTCTTATCTAAGAAATAGTATCGAAATCGCTACCACTGATAAGGGAGAAGCTTTCCTTTACACGAAGGAAACTATCTCTGCAGGAGAAGTTGTAGCAGTTTGGGGAGGAAAAGCAGTTCATAAGAATGAACTTGCAGGACTTTCCGGACTTTCTTCTCCTCATAGAGTCCATAAGGACTTCTACCTGGTTTCTCCTTTGCATGATGACGGAATTGATTCCGTTCATTATATCCGCCAATCTGCGGATGCAAACTGCGGTTTTCAGGGGGATATCACTCTGGTTGCTCTTCGTGACATCGAAGCCGGCCAAGAGATCACTTATCATCCTGCGATGAAAAATCCTGAACTCGCATGGGCTCGCAACGAAGAGTCAGAAATCGTCCGTAAACGTTTTAATGGAAGTTTCCCTACGTATATCCAATCCAAGATCGAATCCGATCCTGAATTGAAAGTATACGAGCCTTTCAAAGACGGAGCATGGGGACTTCTTACCTCCATCGATCTGGAAAGCTGTGACGCGGCTTTGATTCGTGACGCGGATGCAATCAAACAATACGTAATCGAACTCTGCGATCTAATCGAAATGAAACGTTTCGGTGAAACCCAAGTGGTATATTTCGGAGAAGACGATCGTGTTGCCGGTTACTCCATGGTGCAGTTGATTGAGACTTCTTGTATCTCTGCTCACTTCGCAAACGATACCAATACTTCTTATATCGATATCTTCTCTTGTAAAGGATACGATCCTAAAGTTGCGGCTGAGTTTACTCGCAAATTTTTCAAAGGCGCTGCAATGCGTCTTACAGTAACAAACCGCTTCTAA